In bacterium, a single window of DNA contains:
- a CDS encoding class I SAM-dependent methyltransferase has translation MSFSNEWDDVYKNNLQLSIFPWSDLVSFVMRHVKPATGLKVLELGCGAGANISLFQHLKSDYFAIEGGSSIVSILHKQFPELKDKIICGDFTHNIPFQETFDLIVDRSSLIHNNVTSIQKTLKMVYDRLKQGGHYIGIDWFSTLHSAFNKGETCDDSYTKHNFKEGQFRDIGKVHFSDEPHLRELLKDYKIKVIELKTILQKEPATGHQFSSWNFVAQKT, from the coding sequence ATGTCTTTTTCAAATGAATGGGACGATGTTTATAAAAACAACCTGCAGCTCAGTATTTTTCCATGGTCTGATCTGGTGAGTTTTGTGATGAGACATGTAAAACCTGCTACCGGACTTAAAGTTCTCGAGTTAGGCTGTGGAGCCGGCGCCAACATCTCACTTTTTCAGCATTTAAAATCCGATTATTTTGCCATAGAGGGTGGCTCTTCTATTGTAAGTATTTTACATAAACAATTTCCGGAATTAAAAGATAAAATCATTTGTGGTGACTTTACACATAATATTCCATTTCAAGAAACTTTTGACTTAATTGTTGATCGTAGCTCTCTAATCCATAACAATGTAACTTCCATTCAAAAAACTTTAAAAATGGTATACGATCGCTTAAAACAAGGGGGGCATTACATTGGTATAGACTGGTTTTCCACTCTCCATTCCGCCTTTAATAAAGGTGAAACTTGCGATGACTCTTATACAAAACATAATTTTAAAGAAGGTCAATTTAGAGATATAGGCAAGGTTCATTTTTCTGACGAACCCCATTTAAGAGAGTTGTTGAAAGATTATAAAATAAAAGTAATTGAACTAAAAACAATCTTACAAAAAGAACCGGCAACAGGGCACCAATTTAGCTCGTGGAACTTTGTTGCGCAAAAAACTTAA
- a CDS encoding N-acetylneuraminate synthase family protein: MTVILDKKILKNYSTPFIAAEVGINHNGSLEKAFKMIDVAKAAGVDAVKFQTFKAREFVTDKKQTYTYYSQGKKVTESMLAMFERYEFNETQWVKIKKKCDKERIYFLSTPQNESDLQVLLKLGIGAIKVGSDDLTNTPLLKAYAKTKLPLILSSGMATFEEVKAALQAVGAFKGYPTIMLACTSEYPTPPSSANLNRIETLMNSFKNIPIGYSDHTEGPIASSVAVALGACFFEKHFTLNHNLPGPDHWFSEDPKGLKEWVTAIRTAHCMLGSGQIVPTKAETKMRKMARRSIVAITPIAKGEKFSLLNIALKRPGDGLPPAILPHLIGKKALKNIKIGAQLKRGDISLR; this comes from the coding sequence ATGATTGATGTAGCCAAAGCCGCTGGCGTAGATGCCGTTAAATTTCAAACTTTTAAAGCCCGCGAATTTGTTACAGATAAAAAACAAACTTATACTTATTATTCTCAAGGAAAAAAAGTAACCGAATCGATGCTGGCTATGTTTGAGCGTTACGAATTTAACGAAACTCAATGGGTTAAAATTAAGAAAAAATGTGACAAAGAAAGAATTTATTTTTTATCTACACCTCAAAACGAGTCTGATCTGCAGGTATTGTTAAAATTAGGCATTGGTGCCATTAAAGTGGGCTCGGATGATTTAACCAACACGCCCCTGCTTAAAGCATATGCTAAAACAAAACTCCCTCTCATCTTATCTAGCGGGATGGCTACATTTGAAGAAGTAAAAGCAGCCCTTCAGGCAGTAGGCGCCTTTAAGGGATATCCAACTATTATGCTGGCATGTACCTCGGAATATCCTACCCCTCCTTCCAGTGCTAATTTAAATCGTATTGAAACGTTAATGAATTCCTTTAAAAATATTCCTATTGGTTATTCCGATCATACCGAAGGTCCTATTGCATCATCGGTAGCCGTGGCCTTAGGAGCCTGCTTTTTTGAAAAACATTTTACACTAAACCATAACCTCCCTGGTCCCGATCATTGGTTTTCGGAAGATCCTAAAGGCTTAAAAGAATGGGTAACTGCCATTAGAACTGCCCATTGTATGTTAGGGTCGGGGCAAATAGTGCCCACCAAGGCAGAAACAAAAATGCGCAAAATGGCCCGGCGAAGTATTGTGGCCATTACTCCAATTGCTAAAGGAGAAAAATTTTCATTACTTAATATTGCATTGAAACGCCCTGGCGACGGATTACCACCTGCAATATTGCCGCACTTAATAGGAAAGAAGGCACTTAAAAATATTAAAATTGGTGCCCAATTAAAACGTGGAGATATTTCTTTAAGATGA
- the polA gene encoding DNA polymerase I, with protein sequence MVDISGYIFRAYYAIKSLNTSSGIPTNATYGVANMLLKLIREQRPDHLAIVFDSPTPSFRKEIYDEYKANRDAPPEDLKPQFFQVREFVETYPIPVLQKDGFEADDLIATFVKQYRERKLKGLKDDPLEIVIVSADKDLMQLVGDGVIIYDSMKDKEIDIPEVIERFGVPPHQVLEILSLAGDSSDNIPGVKGVGEKTATKLIQQYGSIENLYATMGSDISEKLREKLIFSKDNAFLSKKLASLHEEVPIELNWDKLELQPPDKAKLNSFFAKLELKRLFFADIPAPVSVAPLAISKQNYITILDEASFKSFLKQMEAASSFTFDTETTGLNPFTCHLVGLSFSFVAGEAFYIPLRHHYLGCPQQLESKMVLEALKPFFAKEKISKFAQNAKFDMKVLFQCGVEVKGLMGDSMLASYLISPESSHNMDYLASEYLQYKTQTYDDLVPKGQTIDAVEVEKVSFYAAEDADITGRLITVLHQKLKETGLWDCYTQLELPLVDVLFRMEKQGVYVDQVYLGELEKEFSSRLKEAEKKAHELAGFEFNLSSPKQLSEILFVKLQLPVQKKTKTGFSTDVDVLMALQDLHPLPKILLEHRMLSKLLSTYVIQLKELLNPETGRIHTSYNQTVAATGRLSSSDPNLQNIPIRSDEGRRIRKAFVAPPGFKIISADYSQIELRLLAELTLDPILVKAFQNNEDIHRITAAKLFNKKLEEITPDERARAKTVNFGILYGQSAFGLSDLLEIPQAEAKSYIEAFYEQYPSVMAYKEKVLAEAKEIGVVRTMLGRHRLVSDLRSDNKLKRQNAERMAFNTIFQGSAADLIKKAMIAIDQKLAAISSGSKMIMQVHDELVFEVPVADVEKVKEFVKGEMEGAFKTTVPLKVEVGVGSNWNDAH encoded by the coding sequence TTGGTTGATATCTCAGGTTACATTTTTAGAGCTTATTATGCCATTAAAAGCCTCAATACCTCTTCGGGTATTCCTACAAACGCGACTTATGGCGTGGCTAATATGCTTTTAAAGCTCATCCGTGAGCAGAGGCCCGATCATTTGGCCATTGTGTTTGATTCACCAACGCCGTCTTTTCGTAAAGAAATTTATGACGAGTATAAAGCGAACCGCGATGCTCCACCCGAAGATTTAAAACCACAGTTTTTTCAGGTGCGTGAATTTGTAGAAACCTATCCCATTCCTGTTTTGCAAAAAGATGGTTTTGAGGCCGATGATTTGATTGCCACTTTTGTAAAGCAATACCGAGAAAGAAAATTAAAGGGTTTAAAAGATGATCCTTTGGAAATAGTAATTGTATCTGCCGATAAAGATTTGATGCAACTTGTAGGGGATGGCGTCATTATTTACGATTCCATGAAGGATAAAGAAATTGATATTCCCGAAGTGATTGAGCGTTTTGGAGTTCCACCGCATCAGGTATTAGAAATTTTAAGTTTAGCGGGCGATTCATCCGATAATATCCCGGGTGTGAAAGGAGTAGGGGAGAAAACCGCCACCAAGCTTATTCAACAATACGGCTCTATCGAAAATTTATATGCCACCATGGGCTCGGATATTTCTGAAAAATTGCGGGAAAAACTCATTTTTTCTAAAGACAATGCTTTTTTGTCAAAAAAATTGGCCAGTCTCCATGAAGAAGTCCCCATAGAACTTAATTGGGATAAGTTAGAACTTCAGCCTCCCGATAAGGCGAAGTTGAACTCCTTTTTTGCTAAGCTAGAATTAAAGCGTCTTTTTTTTGCGGATATTCCAGCTCCTGTGTCTGTTGCCCCACTAGCTATCAGCAAGCAAAACTACATTACAATTTTAGATGAAGCTTCTTTTAAAAGTTTTCTTAAACAAATGGAAGCTGCTAGTTCCTTTACCTTTGATACCGAAACTACAGGTTTAAATCCCTTTACCTGCCACTTGGTGGGTCTGAGTTTTTCTTTTGTGGCTGGCGAAGCTTTTTATATCCCGCTTCGGCATCATTATTTGGGTTGCCCACAGCAACTTGAAAGTAAGATGGTTTTAGAGGCGTTAAAACCTTTTTTTGCTAAAGAAAAAATTTCTAAATTTGCCCAAAATGCCAAGTTTGACATGAAGGTTTTATTTCAGTGTGGTGTGGAGGTAAAAGGGCTCATGGGTGATTCGATGCTGGCCTCTTATCTCATTAGCCCCGAAAGCTCGCACAACATGGATTATTTGGCATCTGAATATCTGCAATACAAAACTCAAACCTATGATGATCTTGTGCCCAAGGGGCAAACCATTGATGCCGTAGAAGTAGAAAAAGTAAGTTTTTATGCAGCCGAAGATGCTGATATCACCGGCAGACTTATTACGGTTCTCCATCAAAAGTTAAAAGAAACGGGTCTTTGGGACTGCTATACTCAGCTTGAGTTGCCTTTGGTGGATGTTCTTTTTAGGATGGAAAAGCAGGGCGTGTATGTCGATCAGGTTTACTTGGGTGAGCTTGAAAAAGAATTTTCATCCCGTTTAAAAGAAGCCGAGAAAAAAGCACATGAATTAGCTGGTTTTGAATTTAATTTATCATCTCCCAAGCAGCTTTCCGAAATTTTATTTGTTAAATTGCAGTTACCGGTTCAAAAGAAAACCAAAACGGGTTTTTCTACCGATGTTGATGTGCTCATGGCGCTTCAGGATCTTCATCCCTTGCCTAAAATTTTGCTCGAGCACAGGATGCTCTCTAAATTGCTTTCAACTTATGTCATTCAACTCAAAGAACTTTTAAACCCTGAAACCGGGCGTATTCATACCTCGTATAATCAAACGGTGGCGGCTACAGGGCGCTTAAGTTCGTCTGATCCTAATTTACAAAATATTCCCATCCGTAGCGATGAGGGACGCCGAATTCGCAAAGCTTTTGTGGCGCCTCCCGGATTTAAAATTATTTCCGCCGATTATTCACAAATTGAATTACGTTTGCTGGCCGAATTGACTCTTGACCCAATTTTAGTCAAAGCTTTTCAAAATAATGAAGACATCCATCGTATTACGGCAGCTAAGCTTTTTAATAAAAAATTAGAAGAGATCACTCCCGATGAACGTGCGCGCGCTAAAACTGTTAACTTTGGGATTCTTTATGGCCAATCGGCTTTTGGTCTTTCCGATTTGCTCGAAATTCCACAAGCTGAGGCTAAAAGTTACATTGAGGCTTTTTATGAGCAGTATCCCAGCGTAATGGCTTATAAAGAAAAGGTATTGGCCGAGGCCAAAGAAATAGGTGTGGTACGCACCATGTTGGGTAGGCACCGTTTGGTAAGCGATTTACGTAGTGACAATAAGCTTAAGCGTCAAAATGCAGAAAGAATGGCGTTTAACACCATCTTTCAGGGTTCGGCGGCCGATCTTATTAAAAAGGCCATGATTGCCATTGATCAAAAGCTTGCGGCCATTAGCTCTGGCTCTAAAATGATCATGCAGGTACATGACGAATTGGTGTTTGAAGTACCTGTTGCGGATGTGGAAAAAGTAAAAGAATTTGTGAAAGGCGAGATGGAAGGTGCTTTTAAAACCACAGTTCCCTTAAAAGTGGAAGTAGGCGTAGGCAGTAATTGGAATGATGCGCATTAA
- a CDS encoding phytanoyl-CoA dioxygenase family protein translates to MDQEFDKKGYKVFSGFQNVFMPVKQKLEFLFKELYPSFPPIDQTEAVGSFLTQKYAEDREEVLKIYDLLDRTFEMFMACSHPQILEALKKIGVASPIASSYPTWRLDLSNNPPSRWFPWHQDSYHECFAGNSIVVWAPLHAVGPHTKNSSLLIKEGSHKNGVYECGKNKFDIIDTRIHDFKEVSLDLQFGDFVVFNSYIVHRSGIIKEAPGMRLSLQFRYDDIRDKEYKKKGWPKNFKIVDAVDDARFGA, encoded by the coding sequence ATGGATCAAGAGTTTGATAAAAAAGGCTATAAAGTATTTTCCGGCTTTCAAAATGTTTTTATGCCGGTAAAGCAAAAACTTGAGTTTTTATTCAAAGAGCTTTATCCCAGTTTTCCCCCTATTGATCAAACCGAAGCTGTAGGTTCTTTTTTAACCCAAAAATACGCTGAAGATCGCGAGGAAGTTCTTAAAATTTATGATTTGCTCGACCGTACTTTTGAGATGTTTATGGCTTGTTCCCATCCTCAAATTTTAGAGGCGTTAAAAAAAATTGGTGTAGCTTCTCCTATTGCTTCCAGTTACCCCACTTGGCGTTTGGATTTATCTAATAATCCACCCAGTCGATGGTTTCCGTGGCATCAAGATAGTTATCATGAATGTTTTGCAGGCAACAGCATTGTAGTATGGGCACCTCTACATGCTGTAGGGCCACATACTAAAAATAGTAGTTTATTAATAAAAGAGGGTAGTCATAAAAATGGTGTATATGAATGTGGTAAAAATAAATTTGATATTATTGATACACGTATTCATGACTTTAAAGAGGTAAGTCTAGATCTTCAATTTGGTGATTTTGTAGTTTTTAATAGTTACATTGTACATAGAAGCGGAATAATTAAAGAGGCTCCTGGAATGCGTTTGTCCCTTCAATTTCGATACGATGATATTAGGGATAAAGAATATAAGAAAAAAGGTTGGCCTAAAAACTTTAAAATTGTTGATGCAGTTGACGATGCTCGATTTGGTGCTTAA
- a CDS encoding TylF/MycF family methyltransferase, whose amino-acid sequence MKPKYNDVPVVDEKLRNSSDKEYTQKIEEHYKKSSGSFAQKMQSFPRFVSRQQQAIYLFKWELFKEILNVQGSIAEFGVFMGSGMFSFASFSAILEPFNYQRKIIGFDTYEGFNAISDSDRATKNHSALLQKGGFYVSDSMCDELREGAEIFDLNRPIGHIEKLEFVKGDIFNTVPDYIEKNSHLLLSLIYLDLDLYEPTKFALEQLYDRVVPGGIIAFDELNNPAWPGETKAFLEFFKGKSGKLKKCSFEPLRSYFVKE is encoded by the coding sequence ATGAAACCAAAATATAACGATGTGCCGGTGGTGGATGAAAAATTACGTAATTCCAGTGATAAGGAATACACGCAAAAGATAGAAGAGCATTATAAAAAATCCTCAGGTAGCTTTGCTCAAAAAATGCAAAGTTTTCCACGCTTTGTATCGCGCCAACAACAAGCAATTTATCTTTTTAAATGGGAACTTTTTAAAGAAATTTTAAACGTACAAGGTTCTATTGCAGAATTTGGAGTATTTATGGGCTCGGGTATGTTTTCATTTGCTTCTTTTTCGGCCATTTTAGAACCCTTTAACTATCAGCGCAAAATTATTGGTTTTGATACCTACGAAGGTTTTAATGCAATTTCCGATAGCGACCGTGCTACTAAAAACCATTCGGCCTTACTGCAAAAAGGTGGTTTTTATGTGTCCGATTCAATGTGCGACGAATTGCGTGAAGGTGCAGAAATTTTTGATTTGAACCGTCCCATTGGCCATATTGAAAAATTGGAATTTGTAAAAGGCGATATTTTCAATACCGTGCCTGATTACATAGAAAAAAATTCTCATTTGTTACTTTCTCTCATCTATCTCGATTTGGATCTTTATGAACCCACTAAATTTGCCTTGGAGCAACTTTACGACCGTGTTGTTCCCGGTGGTATTATTGCTTTTGACGAGCTTAATAATCCGGCCTGGCCTGGTGAAACCAAGGCCTTTTTGGAATTTTTTAAAGGTAAAAGCGGTAAACTTAAAAAATGCTCGTTTGAACCGCTGCGCAGCTATTTTGTGAAGGAATAG
- a CDS encoding WbqC family protein gives MILTAHQPVYLPWLGLFHKIALADQFCFFDNVQFQKRDWNSRNKIKFTNGKADWLTVPVLNKDYLNRSFLDIEINNALPWQRKHWKSIELNYKKAPYFKEYAPRLQEFYEKTWQTLAELNYQMLLYFLKELGITVPVVRMKDYDFKGAKSNLVLDMCIQLKSNLYIFGQEGENYAEQNAFKDAGVRVFFQNYQHPTYSQINGPFISHLSIIDLLFNCGPKSLEILMQGNISKQELIHFS, from the coding sequence ATGATTTTAACCGCTCATCAACCTGTTTACCTTCCCTGGCTAGGTCTTTTTCATAAAATCGCCCTAGCCGACCAATTTTGTTTTTTTGATAATGTACAATTTCAAAAACGGGACTGGAATAGTCGTAACAAGATCAAGTTTACTAACGGCAAAGCCGACTGGCTAACTGTTCCTGTATTAAACAAAGATTATTTAAACCGTTCTTTTTTGGATATTGAAATCAACAATGCTCTTCCCTGGCAACGCAAGCATTGGAAATCGATTGAACTCAATTATAAAAAAGCCCCTTACTTCAAAGAATATGCTCCACGCCTTCAAGAATTTTACGAAAAAACCTGGCAAACTCTGGCTGAACTTAATTACCAAATGCTACTCTACTTTTTAAAGGAACTTGGTATCACCGTTCCTGTTGTTCGGATGAAAGATTATGACTTTAAGGGAGCTAAATCCAATCTAGTACTCGACATGTGTATTCAATTAAAATCCAATCTCTATATTTTTGGACAAGAGGGAGAAAACTACGCCGAGCAAAACGCCTTTAAAGATGCCGGCGTTCGTGTTTTTTTTCAAAACTATCAACATCCTACTTATTCGCAAATTAATGGTCCCTTCATTTCTCACTTGTCCATTATTGATTTGCTTTTTAACTGTGGACCCAAAAGCTTAGAAATTCTTATGCAGGGCAATATCTCTAAACAAGAGCTTATTCACTTCTCATAA
- a CDS encoding TylF/MycF family methyltransferase, with product MNKNITRTDTEQTYQKEMESFFMEASGTINDKLANFSRFVSRQTLAIFLYKYELFKQIIPVHGSIIELGVFRGGGSFSFAQLSAILEPYNYQRKIVGFDTFEGFPSVASQDSLGKQGTSPKKGDFYTSKNFKEELEKNVSLYDSNRFINNVEKLSFVKGDINQTLPQYIKENPHTVISLAYFDMDIYEPTKKALETILPRIPKGGIVAFDEVNNASWPGETLALLETVGLKNVRLQKFVFEPCRSYFVVE from the coding sequence ATGAACAAAAATATCACCCGTACCGATACCGAACAAACCTATCAAAAAGAAATGGAATCTTTTTTTATGGAAGCTAGCGGCACTATAAATGATAAGCTGGCTAATTTTTCTCGATTTGTAAGCCGCCAAACATTGGCCATTTTTTTATATAAATATGAGCTCTTTAAACAAATTATTCCGGTTCATGGCTCCATTATTGAATTAGGAGTTTTTAGAGGTGGCGGCAGCTTTAGTTTTGCGCAACTCAGCGCTATTTTAGAACCTTATAACTACCAACGTAAAATTGTAGGCTTTGATACTTTTGAAGGTTTCCCTTCTGTTGCCAGCCAAGATTCTTTAGGGAAGCAAGGTACAAGTCCAAAAAAGGGTGATTTTTACACCTCTAAAAATTTTAAGGAAGAACTCGAAAAAAATGTCAGTTTGTACGACTCTAATCGTTTTATTAATAATGTAGAAAAACTTTCTTTTGTTAAGGGTGATATCAACCAAACCCTTCCTCAGTATATTAAAGAAAACCCACACACAGTTATCTCTCTGGCTTATTTTGATATGGATATTTACGAACCCACAAAAAAAGCGCTGGAAACAATTTTACCACGCATACCCAAGGGCGGCATTGTAGCCTTTGATGAAGTAAATAACGCCAGCTGGCCCGGTGAAACTTTGGCGCTTTTAGAAACTGTAGGGCTTAAAAACGTTCGTCTGCAAAAATTTGTGTTTGAACCATGCCGCTCTTATTTTGTAGTGGAATAG
- a CDS encoding DegT/DnrJ/EryC1/StrS family aminotransferase, with the protein MIKHNSPTLGKEEQQAAARVIKSQYLAQGEEVRLFENEICSYLGLPPGHAVAVSSGTAALYMALWALKAKNKKVAIPAYSCSSLRHAVSMAQGKEVLVDSNRHNPNICQTSLSKKKAHIAIIPHYYGIPYSPIVQITKKMPVIEDCAQALGASIKGKKVGLFGTLGVFSFYATKLITSGGQGGMVVSKNKKLIESIRDYLQFDCRHDYNKRFNFQMTDLAAAIGRAQLKKLPSFLKKRESLFKAYQKEKLPLVDTQTNALKPVRYRALYYTTSPQSILKKLKQKNITGIIPLEEWELLGPASHFQQAYYWTQHLVSLPLYPSLSLRDIKRIAGALK; encoded by the coding sequence ATGATCAAACACAATTCCCCTACACTTGGAAAAGAAGAACAGCAGGCGGCAGCTCGCGTAATAAAATCTCAATATTTAGCACAGGGTGAGGAAGTTCGCTTATTTGAAAACGAAATATGTTCTTATTTAGGACTTCCGCCGGGCCATGCCGTGGCTGTCTCTAGCGGAACAGCAGCTCTTTACATGGCGTTATGGGCACTTAAAGCCAAAAATAAAAAAGTGGCAATTCCAGCTTACTCCTGCTCGTCTTTACGCCATGCTGTTAGCATGGCTCAGGGCAAAGAAGTTTTGGTAGATAGTAACCGTCATAATCCCAATATTTGCCAAACCAGTCTTTCAAAAAAGAAAGCGCATATTGCTATTATCCCCCATTACTATGGAATCCCCTATTCTCCCATTGTACAAATTACAAAAAAAATGCCGGTTATTGAAGATTGTGCCCAAGCCTTGGGAGCTAGCATCAAGGGTAAAAAAGTAGGACTTTTTGGAACTCTCGGCGTCTTTTCATTTTATGCCACAAAGCTTATTACCAGCGGCGGTCAAGGAGGAATGGTTGTATCCAAAAATAAAAAACTTATTGAGTCTATCCGCGATTATCTCCAATTTGACTGCCGACACGACTATAACAAACGCTTTAATTTTCAAATGACCGATTTAGCAGCTGCTATTGGGCGGGCACAACTTAAAAAGCTACCTTCCTTTCTTAAAAAGAGAGAGTCTCTGTTTAAAGCTTATCAAAAAGAAAAACTTCCTTTGGTAGATACACAAACAAATGCTCTTAAGCCAGTACGTTACCGTGCCCTTTATTACACCACTTCACCTCAAAGCATTTTAAAAAAGCTCAAACAAAAAAATATTACTGGTATTATCCCGCTTGAAGAATGGGAATTACTGGGGCCGGCTAGCCATTTTCAGCAAGCCTATTATTGGACACAGCATTTAGTATCACTCCCTCTTTATCCCTCACTTTCATTACGGGATATAAAACGTATTGCAGGTGCTTTAAAATGA
- a CDS encoding B12-binding domain-containing radical SAM protein, translating into METSVIEKTQDNAVTKNPVNVAFVNMPARWIDKSEYITKESKLLDIPFGLPLGILYLSSYVKKYNNNSLGKVGCIDYQTHMRESYQYDDCDSYIEQVAEHCLDFEPDVIAFSVMFSTAHYFALKASAHLKKKWPNAVIIFGGMHSSNAVERILKSDDVDYVCKGEGEEAFTAFVDNFHDLKKRNSIKGIYNREAIAVSGFKPITDYIADLDKVPLPDWDLLDMESYIRQATRMRRFEYDEDVLYEKRAAIMMTSRGCPFKCTFCASHTVHGRAMRYRSVENVMEEMRLIHKKFGVNVFAFEDDMFVCSRKQAEELLQEFIKFKEEVEGFEIIFPNALNVNATTHEIIDLMKAAGMKMVNIAIESGSPYVQQHIVKKGVNLGKAKKMIAYLRSIGIITRTGFIIGFPGETKEMMKETIEYIHEVNADWSNINIAAPLVGSEMYDQFQSMDVLPPDEVMWDKDFDKLKRDREISTMIARQFDTKEVSAVELCEIHYKANLEVNFLNNVNLKEGNFVQAERLFEGITREYPFHIFGWWGRMVSFAGMGNTEKALEVRDKILDLIENDSKSKNMYAKYGHMLPGFEPNKNIETQGEFLPGGWGMVRF; encoded by the coding sequence ATGGAAACTTCGGTAATTGAAAAAACTCAAGACAATGCGGTAACTAAAAATCCGGTGAATGTGGCCTTTGTGAACATGCCGGCTCGCTGGATTGATAAATCGGAATACATTACAAAAGAAAGTAAACTCTTAGACATTCCCTTTGGCCTTCCTTTAGGTATTTTATATCTCTCTTCTTACGTTAAAAAATACAACAACAATTCACTGGGTAAAGTAGGGTGCATCGATTATCAAACACACATGCGTGAATCATATCAGTATGACGATTGTGATTCTTATATTGAACAAGTAGCCGAACATTGCCTCGATTTTGAACCGGATGTGATTGCCTTTTCGGTTATGTTTTCTACCGCCCATTATTTTGCTTTAAAAGCCAGTGCTCATCTTAAAAAGAAATGGCCCAATGCCGTTATTATCTTTGGAGGGATGCATTCTTCCAATGCTGTAGAACGCATTTTAAAAAGTGACGATGTAGATTATGTGTGCAAAGGCGAGGGTGAAGAAGCTTTTACTGCTTTTGTAGATAATTTTCACGATCTCAAAAAAAGAAATTCTATCAAAGGAATTTATAATAGAGAAGCGATAGCTGTTTCGGGGTTTAAACCCATTACCGATTATATTGCCGATTTAGATAAAGTACCTTTGCCCGATTGGGATCTTTTAGATATGGAATCATATATTCGTCAGGCTACACGGATGCGTCGTTTTGAATATGATGAAGATGTACTGTATGAAAAACGCGCGGCCATCATGATGACCTCGCGTGGTTGTCCGTTTAAATGTACCTTTTGTGCTTCCCATACAGTACATGGTAGAGCCATGCGTTACCGCTCGGTAGAAAATGTAATGGAAGAAATGCGACTTATCCATAAAAAGTTTGGTGTAAACGTATTTGCTTTTGAAGACGATATGTTTGTTTGTAGCCGCAAACAGGCCGAAGAATTATTGCAAGAATTTATTAAGTTTAAGGAAGAAGTGGAAGGTTTTGAAATTATTTTTCCCAACGCCTTAAACGTGAATGCCACCACACACGAAATTATTGATCTTATGAAGGCTGCGGGTATGAAGATGGTTAATATTGCCATCGAATCAGGATCACCTTATGTGCAGCAGCATATTGTAAAAAAGGGTGTTAACTTGGGTAAGGCAAAAAAAATGATTGCCTACTTAAGAAGCATAGGCATCATCACCCGTACCGGTTTCATCATCGGTTTTCCGGGTGAAACCAAAGAAATGATGAAGGAAACCATTGAGTATATCCACGAAGTGAATGCCGATTGGTCTAATATCAATATTGCGGCTCCTCTGGTAGGATCTGAAATGTATGACCAGTTTCAAAGCATGGATGTCCTTCCTCCCGATGAAGTGATGTGGGATAAGGATTTTGATAAATTAAAGCGCGACCGCGAAATTTCCACCATGATTGCTCGCCAATTTGATACCAAAGAGGTAAGCGCCGTTGAATTGTGCGAAATTCACTATAAAGCCAATTTGGAAGTGAACTTTTTAAACAATGTAAACCTGAAAGAAGGCAATTTTGTTCAAGCTGAACGTCTTTTTGAAGGAATTACTCGTGAATACCCTTTCCATATTTTTGGATGGTGGGGTAGAATGGTCTCATTTGCTGGTATGGGAAATACTGAAAAAGCTCTTGAAGTGAGAGATAAAATTTTAGATCTCATTGAAAACGATTCTAAATCCAAAAATATGTACGCCAAATACGGGCATATGCTGCCTGGCTTTGAGCCTAACAAAAATATAGAAACTCAAGGCGAATTTTTACCCGGCGGTTGGGGTATGGTTCGCTTTTAA